In Sphingobacterium zeae, one genomic interval encodes:
- a CDS encoding LytTR family transcriptional regulator DNA-binding domain-containing protein — MQTKKLIETFHSEIHVNYLPIRLQLLLAILLGNFFCSPGAFLVFDARYSAPKFYLYWLLSASIAMAVLSGMHMFNKYMDRKLSWLTDFKPRLIRQVLYGWVLPSLLTVTFAILLFLPLNEKGWRVAMRYMSNQFGFLFLFMFILNLLFMVIYVMRFARFVKDQYLEAQMEKTVLREIIVTYEEQQLKAEAERVDDISDAVSLDSCLKVKYGYEDNYVPLHGIALIKSSADDKRLLTLNGSREYTHNYSLDNLMKVLDHDQYYLMYRRYIVNRTIIKGYKPLANGVLTIDLKDNYAQQEDVMVSRYDAADFKRWFEMSAE; from the coding sequence ATGCAGACTAAAAAGCTTATCGAAACCTTTCATTCCGAGATCCATGTCAACTACTTACCGATTAGACTCCAGCTACTTTTGGCGATTCTATTGGGTAATTTTTTCTGTTCGCCGGGCGCGTTTCTTGTTTTCGATGCGCGGTATTCTGCACCGAAATTTTATCTGTACTGGCTTCTTTCCGCATCGATCGCGATGGCGGTGCTTAGCGGTATGCATATGTTCAATAAGTACATGGATAGGAAACTTTCTTGGCTGACGGATTTTAAGCCCAGGCTGATCAGGCAGGTTCTCTACGGGTGGGTATTGCCTTCGTTGCTCACGGTAACTTTCGCCATACTGCTGTTTTTACCATTAAACGAAAAAGGTTGGCGGGTCGCTATGCGCTACATGTCCAACCAGTTTGGTTTTCTGTTTTTGTTTATGTTCATCTTGAATCTGCTCTTTATGGTGATATATGTGATGCGGTTTGCCCGATTTGTAAAAGATCAATACTTAGAAGCGCAAATGGAAAAAACAGTCCTTCGGGAAATCATTGTTACCTACGAAGAGCAGCAGCTGAAAGCGGAGGCAGAACGGGTAGACGATATTTCGGATGCGGTTAGTCTTGATTCCTGTCTCAAAGTAAAGTATGGTTACGAAGATAATTACGTGCCGCTGCATGGGATTGCGCTTATCAAAAGTTCGGCAGATGACAAAAGGCTGCTTACTTTAAACGGAAGCCGCGAGTATACCCACAACTATAGTCTCGACAACCTGATGAAAGTACTTGATCACGATCAATACTATCTGATGTACCGGCGTTATATCGTCAATCGAACTATTATAAAAGGATACAAGCCTTTAGCCAATGGGGTGCTGACGATCGACTTAAAAGATAATTATGCCCAGCAAGAGGATGTAATGGTTAGCCGGTATGATGCTGCTGATTTTAAGCGTTGGTTTGAGATGTCGGCCGAATGA
- a CDS encoding DUF4859 domain-containing protein codes for MKTLYRLALLLAFGLTVIGCKKAAYLTDDGLHKAEVNLSTYDYLAAHPAGMFDTLLLVIDHFKLKDEINKAKTFWAPSDYSVNRYFKQKADSVKFVDENAQYSFDQFLSEIPIDSVRAYIYNDAPYDLATASTAYTAIKNASNISGFVYHRQKQPKPLWSSGPVYNLYYVKIRGEADQISPDGIVTVKEDDMADMRVYCQTTGIKTASGTTLNILANTHTFVGDFTPRILTGPKIVEAGSTLTFNYDLSIKYDAAGYTGTTVNVLLPRLARFYGVESGAIPALIGKDITYYAVQPDGTLNANSTANAPGHWFDASGKTCSWGKDARIVSELATATMTFNILQYPGQTTVGSTYTVRQSLVYKSKTKGDLNAVFVFNIKIK; via the coding sequence ATGAAAACCTTATATCGATTAGCGTTGCTGCTGGCTTTTGGACTGACAGTGATCGGTTGCAAGAAAGCGGCTTATCTGACAGACGACGGTCTCCATAAAGCTGAAGTCAATCTGTCTACTTACGACTACCTGGCCGCTCATCCCGCTGGGATGTTCGATACCTTGTTGCTGGTGATCGACCATTTTAAACTGAAGGATGAAATTAACAAAGCCAAAACGTTTTGGGCGCCCTCGGATTATTCGGTCAATCGCTATTTTAAGCAAAAGGCAGACTCGGTAAAGTTTGTGGATGAAAATGCGCAATATTCTTTTGACCAGTTTCTAAGCGAGATTCCAATAGATTCCGTCAGGGCATACATCTACAACGATGCGCCTTACGATCTGGCAACGGCCAGCACCGCGTATACGGCAATCAAGAATGCATCCAATATAAGTGGATTTGTCTACCATAGGCAGAAGCAACCCAAACCCCTTTGGTCTTCGGGGCCCGTCTATAATTTATACTACGTCAAAATACGGGGTGAAGCGGATCAGATCAGTCCCGACGGTATCGTTACCGTAAAAGAAGATGACATGGCCGATATGCGGGTATACTGTCAGACAACAGGCATAAAAACAGCCTCGGGCACCACGCTGAATATATTGGCCAACACCCATACGTTTGTCGGTGATTTTACGCCACGTATCCTCACAGGGCCTAAAATTGTGGAAGCGGGTTCTACGCTTACCTTTAATTACGACTTGAGCATCAAATATGATGCAGCGGGCTACACAGGTACCACAGTGAATGTGCTGCTTCCGCGCTTAGCGCGTTTTTATGGTGTGGAAAGTGGGGCAATACCTGCGCTGATAGGTAAAGATATCACCTACTACGCCGTGCAGCCCGATGGTACACTAAATGCAAACAGTACGGCCAACGCACCGGGGCACTGGTTTGACGCCAGTGGCAAAACCTGCTCGTGGGGCAAAGATGCGCGCATTGTATCGGAACTGGCAACCGCAACAATGACCTTTAATATTTTGCAGTATCCGGGACAAACAACAGTGGGAAGTACCTACACGGTCCGCCAATCGCTGGTGTACAAGTCCAAAACTAAAGGCGATTTGAATGCTGTTTTTGTATTCAACATTAAGATCAAATAA
- a CDS encoding MauE/DoxX family redox-associated membrane protein: protein MKAKKITYQIIVITLMALWIPISLDKFIDYELFKSAMIQQPFSDRLGILLANTLPTIELTVGLLFIVPKMRVWAFGLSALLMVVFVGYVSLAVLNVWGKIPCGCGLVFHHVGWMAHLWLNIGFLLISLIGLHLELSAFRNYGSKNSNNSHSGGHHPIPIAINSEAQHIVKLKTSARLKKE from the coding sequence ATGAAAGCGAAAAAGATTACCTATCAGATCATCGTCATTACACTGATGGCACTTTGGATCCCGATCAGTCTGGACAAGTTTATCGACTATGAACTGTTCAAGTCTGCGATGATACAACAGCCGTTTAGCGACCGTCTGGGAATTTTACTTGCCAATACCTTACCTACGATTGAGCTTACGGTGGGCCTACTGTTTATCGTACCCAAGATGAGAGTATGGGCATTTGGACTCTCCGCATTGCTGATGGTGGTTTTTGTTGGCTATGTAAGCCTAGCGGTCTTAAACGTATGGGGCAAAATCCCCTGCGGATGCGGCCTTGTATTCCATCACGTGGGCTGGATGGCGCATCTGTGGCTTAATATCGGATTTTTACTGATCAGCCTAATCGGCTTGCACCTGGAGTTATCCGCGTTTAGAAATTACGGTTCAAAAAATAGCAATAATAGCCATAGTGGAGGTCATCATCCCATACCTATAGCGATAAATTCAGAAGCTCAACATATCGTGAAATTGAAAACCAGTGCTAGGTTAAAAAAAGAATAG
- a CDS encoding AraC family transcriptional regulator, with amino-acid sequence MKPVQFKVPAPQDKSIYIQEDVLDKFYPYMHRHEEYQLIWIKEGIGQLLVDDNVHEFQPGDIFLLGTNQAHVFKSFFAGDHVRSISLFFSTKGALSTMATMPELRNLLDFVHKCQRGFRVPPKLHAEVSQYIEVLQKSDFLDQLVNFFYLLKTLSKVFTELEPLSGVQLPKREISKPFRIEKLCQFLEEHFKEDISLDEIAEKANLTPHAFCRYFKNCTGKTFIAYLNELRIREACKLLGLGRHDSISLIAYDSGFNSITNFNRVFRSILGISPKIYVRNYRNYLYD; translated from the coding sequence ATGAAGCCAGTTCAATTTAAAGTTCCTGCCCCTCAGGACAAATCTATCTATATTCAAGAAGATGTGCTGGATAAGTTTTATCCATACATGCATCGTCATGAAGAATACCAATTAATCTGGATAAAGGAAGGTATCGGCCAGCTACTGGTGGACGATAATGTACATGAATTTCAGCCGGGAGACATTTTTCTATTGGGAACAAATCAGGCCCATGTTTTTAAAAGTTTTTTTGCAGGCGACCATGTGCGCTCGATCTCTTTATTCTTTAGCACCAAAGGTGCATTGTCTACCATGGCGACAATGCCCGAACTCCGAAACCTGCTCGATTTTGTGCATAAATGCCAGCGCGGATTTAGGGTTCCACCCAAACTTCATGCAGAGGTATCTCAATACATCGAAGTCCTGCAAAAGTCTGATTTTTTGGATCAGCTCGTCAATTTCTTTTATTTATTAAAAACGCTCAGCAAAGTATTCACCGAACTGGAACCGCTTTCGGGTGTACAATTGCCCAAAAGAGAGATCTCCAAACCGTTCCGCATAGAGAAACTATGTCAATTTTTGGAAGAGCACTTTAAAGAGGATATCAGTTTGGATGAAATCGCCGAAAAAGCAAACCTGACGCCACACGCCTTTTGCCGCTATTTTAAAAATTGCACCGGAAAAACATTCATCGCCTACCTGAATGAACTGCGTATCCGCGAAGCCTGTAAATTGCTGGGGCTGGGTAGGCACGATTCGATCTCGCTGATTGCCTACGATTCGGGCTTCAATAGCATCACCAATTTTAATCGTGTGTTTCGCAGTATATTGGGCATATCGCCGAAGATATATGTGCGCAACTACAGAAATTACTTATACGATTAG
- a CDS encoding RagB/SusD family nutrient uptake outer membrane protein — translation MKRKILFLVLSAFMYLASGCSKFLDIEPVSSATDENFWKTQEDANSATNAMYALLRKALNQGNGMAYYVYGDLLSDEISSSTDVDINPLVNMQLNISVPALETWRPVYQLRRYDIFYQVIDQANRVIQRLPKMDENVFNDVSVRDYYIGEAYFVRAFAYFYMARVWGTVPIITESVAPIDAVNLPARKESDVLDQSQADLTKALTLLKWSNIDQNDFATRANTGAALALQAHLSAWRGEYADCIAAAKSVLESGEYSFVGRDSLNYRGIYQGKSNEGIFEIAQNGENEGTNRGIGYYSLAGPYFRNFTDPMLRISQDYLKTLFKDSNDKRFKSVFDVAYSGNYALCTKYANVKYSGNTSNYNAIFKNNIIIFRYSDIKLLMAEGLAATGKNSAAESILNEIRTQAGLQVYKNEEPLKEAIFSERARELFLEGHRYYDLVRLYKNFNIYKFPESKMNQAQFNAKKYFWPFDPSLLSANPALIQTPYWSTVNM, via the coding sequence ATGAAAAGAAAAATATTGTTTTTAGTGCTGAGTGCTTTCATGTATCTCGCTTCGGGCTGCTCCAAGTTTCTGGACATTGAGCCTGTGAGTTCGGCAACAGATGAGAACTTCTGGAAAACGCAGGAAGATGCCAATAGTGCAACCAATGCCATGTATGCGCTGCTGCGGAAGGCCCTAAATCAGGGTAATGGGATGGCCTATTATGTATATGGCGATCTACTGTCGGACGAAATATCTTCTTCGACCGATGTCGATATTAATCCGCTTGTAAATATGCAGCTCAATATATCCGTACCGGCGTTGGAAACTTGGCGGCCCGTGTATCAGCTGCGGCGCTATGATATCTTTTATCAGGTCATAGACCAGGCCAACCGCGTGATCCAAAGGCTGCCCAAGATGGATGAAAATGTTTTTAACGACGTGTCGGTACGCGATTATTACATCGGCGAAGCTTATTTTGTGCGCGCATTTGCTTATTTCTATATGGCGCGGGTATGGGGTACGGTGCCCATCATAACCGAATCTGTAGCGCCGATCGATGCGGTCAATCTGCCTGCCCGAAAAGAGAGCGATGTGCTGGATCAGAGTCAGGCAGATTTAACCAAGGCACTAACGTTATTGAAATGGAGCAATATCGACCAAAATGATTTTGCAACGCGTGCAAATACGGGTGCAGCACTTGCCCTACAGGCGCACCTGAGTGCCTGGAGAGGCGAATACGCCGATTGCATAGCGGCGGCTAAATCGGTACTGGAAAGTGGCGAATATTCGTTTGTGGGACGGGACAGCCTCAACTACCGCGGTATCTATCAGGGAAAATCCAATGAAGGTATCTTCGAGATCGCCCAGAATGGTGAAAACGAAGGGACTAATAGGGGGATAGGGTACTATTCACTGGCGGGACCTTATTTTCGGAATTTTACAGATCCGATGTTAAGAATCAGTCAGGATTACCTGAAAACGCTTTTTAAAGACAGTAACGACAAGCGCTTTAAAAGTGTATTCGATGTGGCTTATAGCGGTAACTATGCATTGTGTACAAAATATGCAAATGTAAAGTACTCGGGTAATACCTCAAATTACAATGCCATATTTAAAAATAACATCATCATCTTTCGGTATTCAGACATCAAGCTGCTGATGGCGGAGGGACTGGCCGCAACGGGCAAAAACAGTGCTGCTGAAAGTATCTTGAATGAGATCCGGACGCAAGCAGGACTGCAGGTCTATAAAAACGAAGAACCGCTTAAAGAGGCCATCTTTAGTGAACGAGCGCGCGAACTGTTTTTGGAAGGCCATCGCTATTACGATCTGGTGCGGTTATACAAGAATTTTAACATCTATAAATTTCCGGAGAGTAAAATGAACCAGGCGCAGTTTAATGCGAAGAAATACTTTTGGCCTTTTGACCCTTCGTTATTGTCGGCCAATCCTGCACTCATTCAGACACCATACTGGAGCACTGTCAATATGTAA
- a CDS encoding RagB/SusD family nutrient uptake outer membrane protein: MKKIIILGLLVALNSACNPDFLDIKRDRKQVIPKSLNDFNLLLGDETLFSGNSSAAMRTAAGEEFTLSESAWDLLTTFGEKNAYRWEDDRFIGTECPDWNYGYKRILSANIILEGLAKIERTAANANVYDQVKGKALFHRANANFQLASEFAAPIGDEEHKAYGLPLRKSADPQEVSIRSSVAETYASILDDLLAAQQLLSTEFTDFYQPSKRTANALLARIYLSMGEYNQALAVVKDVFGGKEKLLRYEDFSTSKRYTFPSDGIGNTEIIFNDQGYSTESIVPAKGRINMELMTLYAENDLRRSLFFKLEQDGMYSFKGSYLGFGGVFTGLALDEMYLIYAECLIRVGQVQLGLDKLNELLETRFAPGTYERYSDLGQSAALDLVLLERRKQLLIRGLRWIDLRRFNFIENRNIELQRTLAGKGYTLKAKDLKYTFLVPNNVIINSRVTQFPR, from the coding sequence ATGAAAAAAATAATTATACTAGGATTGCTCGTTGCCTTGAATAGTGCTTGCAATCCCGATTTTCTGGATATAAAAAGAGACCGCAAGCAGGTAATCCCCAAATCTTTGAATGATTTCAACTTACTCTTAGGTGATGAAACTCTTTTTAGTGGTAATAGTAGCGCTGCTATGCGTACAGCGGCGGGAGAAGAATTTACCTTAAGTGAAAGTGCTTGGGATCTGCTCACGACTTTTGGTGAAAAAAATGCTTATCGCTGGGAAGATGATAGATTTATCGGGACGGAATGTCCGGATTGGAACTATGGATACAAGCGCATTCTATCAGCTAATATTATCTTGGAAGGGCTTGCTAAAATTGAGCGTACTGCCGCTAATGCAAACGTGTACGATCAGGTTAAAGGAAAGGCTTTGTTCCATCGGGCTAATGCCAACTTCCAGCTGGCTAGCGAGTTCGCAGCTCCCATAGGGGATGAGGAACATAAGGCTTATGGTTTGCCCTTACGCAAGTCTGCCGACCCACAGGAAGTATCAATACGTAGTTCTGTGGCTGAAACTTACGCCAGTATCCTTGACGATCTGCTGGCTGCACAACAATTGTTGAGTACTGAATTTACTGATTTTTATCAACCATCAAAACGTACAGCTAATGCATTGTTGGCTCGTATTTATCTTTCCATGGGTGAGTATAATCAAGCGTTGGCAGTAGTGAAAGATGTTTTTGGAGGTAAGGAGAAATTATTAAGGTATGAGGATTTTTCAACCTCCAAGCGTTATACTTTTCCTAGTGATGGAATTGGAAATACAGAGATTATTTTTAATGACCAGGGCTATTCAACCGAATCTATAGTGCCTGCCAAAGGTAGAATAAATATGGAGCTGATGACATTATATGCAGAGAACGATCTGCGAAGAAGTTTGTTTTTTAAATTGGAGCAGGATGGAATGTATTCTTTTAAAGGTTCATATTTGGGATTCGGAGGGGTGTTTACGGGCTTGGCGCTCGACGAAATGTATTTGATTTATGCGGAATGCTTGATCAGAGTAGGGCAGGTACAGTTGGGTTTGGATAAGTTAAATGAGTTGTTGGAAACACGTTTTGCGCCAGGTACCTATGAAAGATACAGCGATTTGGGCCAAAGCGCGGCGTTGGATTTGGTATTGCTGGAACGGCGTAAACAGCTACTGATAAGAGGGCTCCGATGGATCGATCTAAGGCGCTTTAATTTTATAGAGAACCGAAATATTGAACTTCAACGTACCTTAGCAGGTAAAGGGTATACCTTAAAAGCAAAGGACTTGAAATATACATTTTTGGTACCCAATAACGTTATTATTAATTCAAGAGTTACTCAATTTCCACGCTAA
- a CDS encoding SusC/RagA family TonB-linked outer membrane protein: protein MYENLPKKCLTGILMLLLLLCQQLYAQQQRTVTGIVKDEKGTPLPDLSVLEKGVSNATKTSADGKFTLKLKSANPTLIFSSLGYVRQEKQLRDGDNTIQITMKEDGTGLDEVVVMGYQDVQRRKTTGAITTVKGKDFENTPYATFDAMLQGRVAGLTVLSTSGEPGTNNIVNIRGTSNLGLADNQLQAPLYVIDNIIYDVSDIQAAYGNASPLQAINPNDIESVDILKDASASAIYGARAANGVIIIKTKRPAVGKPEIRISAYNGVSSRPAMKPITVGAAERRLKMNLLYQGGAYDWYYNGSISPMLTDSLNPAFNNNTDWQGLFLQSANINNVNMSIGATMEKFLYRFSAQRYYEQGVMMGYENENLTPRLMLQANPTDNFQFETNLFAGFTKAKHGSGDDTKYPFSTWGFPSSFYQITDVDEQIYTGRYDGMMDRDNSFSLNGNFAGTLKKFLINGLTLRSQFSFNVNNNTRDLFRPKLLTGNRNFVQNWVNQNKRWEWETYFNYIKSIRDTHNFSAVLGTGIERNTSNANYMYGYNDNGNYVKTVTGIPSGPDLYATTSINERSRVSVFGRFGYDYKDKYLLSASYRMDASSRYSKDNRWGIFPSISAGWVLSQEPFFQGVKNAISFFKIRGSYGVTGRDPGSYYARYTGLTFDASYAGSVLENGIGGSVLSYNGKPTVAPNYGAAATSPTIRWERSPQFNAGFDMNLLHDRVTVTADFYVRDSKQLVYDLNMPLTSGYSTVSNNFISVRNSGVEMTLISRNMAPSSEFQWTTNFNIAYNKNYVTSLPGGGQEIQVGPVWMQRALNVGQPIFPFKVWDVDGVYATTADVPVDPLTGKRLTHFRKDLYQAGDPRRRDVNGDYTIDHNDKIDMGNPNPDLVGGFINQFSYKNFSLSTLVSFVFGRSLWNGYMSDKLQDAGSSNLYSTWGTNSAIAGDFNPSDFWMKDGDQTKYPSLFHNTVDNWHIANSTFVENASFVRLKNIQLSYMFPQAIIKKLKLKMLRVYGVVDNVAVKSWSTVPDPEAVEANGYSTGNGYPIPKKWTIGLDVTF from the coding sequence ATGTATGAAAATCTTCCAAAAAAATGCCTAACGGGTATTTTGATGTTGCTGCTGTTGCTATGTCAACAGCTGTATGCGCAACAACAGAGAACGGTCACGGGGATCGTTAAAGACGAAAAAGGCACCCCTCTGCCTGATCTCAGTGTTTTAGAGAAAGGCGTCAGCAATGCGACCAAAACGAGTGCTGATGGAAAATTTACCTTAAAACTGAAATCGGCAAATCCAACCTTGATTTTTAGTTCCCTCGGCTATGTGCGGCAAGAAAAACAGCTGCGTGATGGCGACAACACCATTCAGATTACCATGAAAGAAGATGGGACGGGGCTCGATGAGGTCGTTGTAATGGGCTATCAGGATGTGCAGCGGCGCAAAACGACGGGGGCCATCACTACCGTGAAGGGTAAGGATTTTGAAAATACGCCTTACGCCACCTTCGACGCCATGTTGCAGGGACGTGTGGCGGGTCTGACAGTATTGAGTACATCGGGCGAACCGGGTACCAATAACATCGTCAATATCCGCGGAACGAGCAACCTCGGCTTGGCCGATAATCAGCTGCAGGCCCCCTTGTATGTCATCGACAATATTATTTACGATGTGAGCGATATACAGGCGGCTTACGGAAATGCAAGCCCGTTGCAGGCTATCAATCCCAACGATATCGAATCGGTCGATATCTTAAAAGATGCCTCGGCATCGGCCATCTATGGTGCCCGTGCCGCAAATGGAGTCATCATCATCAAAACCAAACGTCCGGCAGTGGGTAAACCCGAAATCAGGATCTCGGCATACAACGGGGTTTCGAGCCGTCCGGCCATGAAGCCCATCACCGTGGGCGCAGCAGAGCGTCGGCTGAAGATGAATCTGCTTTATCAGGGTGGGGCCTACGACTGGTATTATAACGGCTCGATCAGTCCGATGTTGACAGATAGTTTAAACCCTGCATTTAACAATAATACGGATTGGCAAGGGCTTTTTCTGCAGTCGGCCAACATCAACAATGTCAATATGAGTATCGGTGCCACCATGGAAAAGTTTTTATACCGTTTCTCGGCACAGCGCTACTATGAGCAGGGTGTAATGATGGGCTATGAAAATGAAAACCTGACGCCGCGCCTCATGTTGCAGGCCAATCCGACAGACAATTTTCAGTTTGAGACCAACTTGTTCGCAGGTTTTACAAAAGCAAAACATGGCTCGGGGGACGATACAAAATACCCATTTAGTACCTGGGGCTTTCCTTCGTCTTTCTATCAGATAACCGACGTGGACGAACAGATCTATACGGGGCGCTACGATGGCATGATGGACCGCGATAACTCGTTCAGCCTGAATGGTAACTTTGCCGGAACGCTTAAAAAGTTTCTGATCAATGGCTTGACCCTGCGCTCGCAGTTTTCGTTCAATGTCAACAACAATACGCGCGACCTTTTTCGTCCCAAACTGCTGACAGGCAATAGAAACTTTGTTCAGAATTGGGTGAACCAAAATAAACGCTGGGAATGGGAAACCTATTTTAACTACATCAAGAGCATTCGCGATACGCATAATTTTAGTGCCGTGTTGGGTACCGGTATTGAACGCAATACGTCCAATGCAAACTATATGTATGGCTATAACGACAATGGGAATTATGTAAAAACCGTAACGGGTATCCCTTCTGGACCCGATCTTTATGCCACCACTTCCATCAATGAGCGCTCGCGTGTATCGGTATTCGGTCGTTTTGGGTACGATTACAAAGACAAGTACCTGCTTTCTGCCAGTTACCGGATGGATGCTTCGTCGCGTTACAGCAAGGACAACCGCTGGGGTATTTTTCCGTCAATATCTGCCGGCTGGGTGCTTTCGCAAGAGCCCTTTTTCCAGGGGGTGAAAAATGCCATATCCTTTTTCAAAATTAGGGGTAGCTATGGCGTTACCGGACGTGACCCGGGCTCATACTACGCGCGCTATACCGGGCTGACTTTTGATGCCTCATACGCTGGCTCGGTATTGGAAAATGGTATTGGTGGTTCGGTACTCTCCTATAATGGCAAGCCTACTGTAGCGCCTAATTATGGCGCGGCAGCAACCTCGCCGACGATCCGATGGGAGCGCTCGCCGCAATTTAACGCCGGTTTTGATATGAACCTCCTGCACGATCGCGTTACCGTGACTGCCGATTTTTATGTGCGCGACTCCAAACAGCTGGTTTACGATCTGAACATGCCATTGACCTCAGGATACAGCACGGTTTCCAACAATTTTATCAGTGTGAGAAACAGTGGGGTAGAAATGACGCTTATCTCACGCAATATGGCTCCGTCGTCGGAGTTCCAGTGGACCACCAATTTCAATATTGCTTACAATAAAAACTATGTCACCAGCCTCCCTGGCGGTGGGCAGGAAATACAAGTGGGACCGGTATGGATGCAACGTGCACTGAACGTAGGTCAGCCTATTTTCCCGTTTAAAGTATGGGATGTGGATGGAGTATATGCGACCACTGCAGATGTACCTGTAGATCCTTTGACAGGAAAAAGACTCACGCATTTTAGGAAGGATTTATATCAGGCCGGCGATCCGCGCCGCCGGGATGTGAATGGAGATTACACCATCGACCACAACGACAAAATTGATATGGGAAATCCGAATCCTGACCTCGTAGGCGGATTTATCAACCAGTTTTCTTACAAGAATTTTAGCTTATCCACACTGGTGAGCTTTGTGTTTGGACGCTCATTATGGAACGGTTATATGTCGGACAAATTGCAGGATGCGGGTTCATCCAACCTGTATTCGACCTGGGGTACCAATTCGGCCATTGCTGGCGATTTTAACCCCAGCGACTTCTGGATGAAAGATGGGGATCAGACCAAATACCCATCGCTGTTTCACAATACGGTCGACAATTGGCACATCGCCAACAGCACATTTGTGGAAAATGCCAGTTTTGTACGCCTCAAAAATATTCAGCTGAGCTATATGTTCCCACAGGCCATCATAAAGAAGCTTAAATTGAAAATGCTCCGCGTGTACGGGGTGGTGGATAATGTGGCTGTTAAGTCTTGGTCGACGGTGCCAGATCCTGAAGCGGTGGAAGCCAACGGTTATTCAACGGGTAACGGATATCCGATCCCTAAGAAATGGACTATAGGCCTGGATGTTACCTTTTAA